In the Aneurinibacillus soli genome, one interval contains:
- a CDS encoding S-layer homology domain-containing protein — MVKKNIVKVVTTVTLLSSFALPVQAATSFVDINNSYAKDAIQKLADAGILNGKGEGVFSPTGTITRQDFAIVLAKALNLDTTHIPTTATFSDIPPTHYAFKYVEAAAKAGLIKGNGNGTFGNEQNLSRQDMAVIFVRALGVDPKGKAANLKFSDAASISDYAKDAVAYAAELGLIQGNSDGTFSPQRIADRQAVASVASKFLKVVETNRDQNPAPNNPGIPTPSQPTKPTPAPATNNSSNTGGSSGGGGSSSSSSRDYTAPTVTLISTSPIVIGNNVIVTSNETGIVYLVPTTENPSNKEQLENLVSGGRAKKASVTSIQTNTSITTEGLLAGSYKTYAMDASGNVSVPTSVIELRIAPVNHDPVVSNPIPPLTSVIKDGAKIVSLANVFSDSDGDVLTYNVVSSNSSVATVGINGTDLTVTPVTAGTSTITVTASDGKGGTKTTSFTVTFTASNHDPNVKNGISSVTAVVTDGPQTVGLADAFEDQDGDTLTYIAESSSDSVAKVEVSGTNLTIKPVSAGEASIKVTANDNKGGTISQTFTITVVPDGVYGAVNATTIVSDTRKAIDESATLLNLTSYKLLSFFQRDQVAQAVLDSKGTGYKSRLEIQDVIDRAVNEIKNGGNERDAVQAVNEATTNEEMWAALRSPKLHLDNSNYKDLEGYELEIVAKYLIDNRGTGYATRDAIQQEFDHIIDMILQDWGDIVADVGALKLEYASGDSRNSVTQNLVLPTVGAKRGASIVWTSSNPDIISNQGVVSRPSGDTKVKLTALLTNRYEHYSVTFTITVKAAE, encoded by the coding sequence TTGGTTAAGAAAAATATTGTTAAAGTAGTAACGACAGTGACGTTGTTAAGTTCTTTTGCCCTTCCTGTACAGGCAGCTACTTCTTTTGTTGACATTAACAATTCGTATGCAAAAGATGCCATTCAAAAGCTTGCAGATGCAGGCATTCTAAACGGGAAAGGAGAGGGCGTATTCTCTCCAACGGGAACAATTACACGTCAGGATTTTGCCATTGTTCTAGCAAAGGCTTTGAATTTAGATACGACTCATATTCCTACAACAGCTACATTCTCTGATATTCCTCCAACTCATTATGCTTTCAAGTATGTAGAAGCAGCAGCAAAAGCTGGCCTTATAAAAGGAAATGGGAACGGAACGTTTGGCAATGAACAAAATTTATCCAGACAGGATATGGCAGTTATTTTTGTACGGGCTTTAGGAGTAGATCCTAAGGGGAAAGCAGCTAACTTAAAATTTAGCGATGCAGCTTCTATATCCGATTATGCAAAAGATGCCGTAGCCTATGCTGCGGAACTAGGATTAATCCAAGGAAATAGTGATGGTACCTTTAGTCCTCAGAGAATAGCGGATAGACAGGCCGTTGCATCCGTAGCAAGTAAATTTCTCAAAGTAGTTGAGACGAACAGAGATCAAAACCCAGCACCAAACAATCCAGGTATTCCTACACCGAGTCAACCAACCAAGCCGACTCCTGCACCAGCTACAAATAACAGTAGTAATACAGGAGGAAGTAGTGGAGGTGGTGGAAGTAGCAGTAGCAGTAGTCGAGACTATACAGCTCCTACAGTTACCCTTATTTCAACGTCTCCAATTGTAATAGGGAATAATGTGATCGTTACAAGTAATGAGACGGGTATCGTATATCTCGTACCAACTACAGAGAATCCGAGCAATAAGGAGCAATTAGAGAATCTTGTTTCAGGCGGCCGTGCTAAAAAAGCATCGGTTACTTCTATACAAACAAATACAAGCATCACTACCGAAGGATTACTAGCAGGGAGTTATAAGACATATGCAATGGATGCAAGTGGAAATGTATCAGTCCCTACATCTGTAATTGAGCTTAGGATCGCTCCGGTTAACCATGATCCAGTGGTGTCAAATCCGATTCCCCCTTTAACATCTGTCATAAAAGATGGAGCAAAAATCGTGAGCCTGGCAAATGTATTCAGTGATTCGGATGGGGATGTCTTGACTTATAATGTGGTATCGTCAAATTCAAGCGTGGCAACCGTAGGGATAAACGGAACGGATCTTACTGTTACGCCAGTAACGGCAGGTACATCTACGATTACAGTAACAGCAAGTGATGGAAAAGGAGGTACGAAAACGACTAGCTTCACTGTCACGTTTACAGCATCGAATCATGATCCTAACGTGAAAAATGGGATTAGTTCAGTGACAGCAGTAGTAACGGATGGACCACAGACTGTAGGTCTGGCCGATGCATTTGAGGATCAAGATGGCGATACTTTGACATATATTGCCGAATCATCATCTGATAGTGTAGCGAAAGTAGAAGTCAGTGGGACGAATCTAACAATTAAACCAGTTTCAGCTGGCGAAGCCTCGATTAAAGTGACAGCCAATGATAATAAGGGTGGAACAATAAGCCAAACCTTCACCATAACGGTCGTTCCAGATGGTGTATATGGTGCGGTTAATGCTACTACTATTGTTTCGGATACTCGAAAGGCTATTGATGAATCAGCAACCCTCCTAAATTTGACGTCGTACAAGTTGCTTAGCTTTTTCCAACGTGATCAGGTGGCACAAGCCGTTTTGGATAGTAAAGGTACAGGATATAAAAGTCGTTTAGAAATCCAGGATGTTATCGATAGAGCCGTTAATGAAATAAAAAATGGCGGTAATGAACGAGATGCTGTTCAAGCAGTGAATGAAGCAACAACAAATGAAGAAATGTGGGCTGCTCTAAGGTCTCCAAAGTTGCATCTAGACAATAGCAACTACAAGGACTTGGAAGGTTATGAGCTGGAAATCGTAGCTAAATATTTGATAGATAATCGAGGTACAGGCTATGCAACCCGTGATGCTATTCAGCAAGAATTTGATCATATTATCGATATGATTTTACAAGACTGGGGTGACATTGTAGCTGATGTAGGAGCTCTTAAACTGGAATATGCATCGGGAGATTCTAGGAATAGCGTCACACAAAATCTTGTTCTTCCAACAGTTGGAGCGAAACGTGGAGCTAGTATTGTATGGACTTCTAGTAATCCAGATATTATTTCAAACCAGGGTGTTGTCAGTCGTCCAAGTGGAGATACAAAGGTTAAATTAACAGCACTTCTGACAAATCGATATGAGCATTATTCGGTTACATTTACTATCACTGTTAAAGCAGCAGAATAA
- a CDS encoding S-layer homology domain-containing protein yields MKKIATLTFTTLLLSSLTFSTAFAFTDLDKGQTEAVSFLKDRGVVRGMDHDHFVPKGKISYAQSVQMIVKGLGLNLNTIRFSKSPVASNIYTDIPNNAWYSDAFVIAYYNGLEIPKDVNPNATITREQFGDLLIRALEKNGDFPMVKMFIEIKDENQINPEYQGRLQRMLLYKITELDKDGKLNPKGDLTRGEAAVWIYKAIRVLDAHTPKTIAK; encoded by the coding sequence GTGAAAAAAATAGCCACCTTAACTTTTACAACCCTGTTGCTAAGTAGTTTGACATTTAGTACTGCATTTGCTTTTACAGATTTAGATAAAGGGCAAACAGAAGCGGTTTCATTCTTAAAAGACCGTGGAGTTGTGAGAGGAATGGATCACGATCATTTTGTGCCTAAAGGGAAGATCAGTTATGCACAAAGCGTACAGATGATTGTAAAGGGCTTAGGTTTAAATCTGAATACGATACGCTTTAGTAAATCACCAGTGGCATCAAACATCTACACAGACATTCCAAATAATGCTTGGTATTCAGATGCTTTTGTTATTGCGTATTATAATGGTCTGGAGATTCCAAAAGACGTGAACCCGAATGCAACCATTACACGTGAACAGTTTGGTGATTTATTAATTCGTGCTTTAGAAAAGAATGGCGACTTTCCGATGGTGAAAATGTTTATAGAGATCAAGGACGAGAACCAAATCAATCCAGAATATCAAGGTAGATTACAACGGATGCTTCTTTATAAAATAACCGAACTTGATAAAGATGGCAAGTTAAATCCAAAGGGCGATCTAACGCGTGGAGAAGCAGCAGTTTGGATATACAAGGCAATTCGTGTTTTGGATGCTCATACGCCAAAAACGATAGCAAAATAA
- a CDS encoding phosphatidylglycerophosphatase A family protein, with the protein MDTAVQDEKVRSAAYQLLTKRGVSMDDLVDLVEYLQKPYYPDLTREQCLHNIQRVLEKREIQNAIITGIQLDMLAEQKALVEPLQCIVETDEGLYGVDEVLALAIVNVYGSIGFTSYGFIDKVKPGILKTLNEKKEGVCHTFLDDIVGAIAAAAASRLAHRRFGTK; encoded by the coding sequence ATGGATACGGCTGTTCAAGATGAGAAGGTCCGCAGTGCCGCCTATCAGCTGCTTACAAAACGTGGGGTGTCAATGGATGATCTGGTGGATCTCGTAGAATATTTACAAAAACCGTATTATCCAGATCTCACACGTGAGCAATGTCTGCACAATATTCAGCGCGTACTAGAAAAACGTGAGATTCAAAATGCGATCATTACCGGTATTCAGTTGGACATGCTGGCGGAACAAAAAGCGCTTGTTGAGCCGCTGCAATGTATTGTAGAGACAGACGAAGGTTTGTATGGTGTTGACGAGGTACTCGCACTAGCCATTGTGAATGTATACGGTAGCATCGGATTTACGAGCTACGGATTTATTGATAAAGTAAAGCCAGGGATTCTCAAAACATTAAACGAAAAAAAGGAAGGTGTCTGTCATACCTTCCTTGACGATATTGTGGGTGCGATTGCAGCGGCAGCGGCCAGTCGACTTGCTCACCGCCGCTTTGGAACCAAATGA
- a CDS encoding SDR family oxidoreductase, with protein MKRNRTALITGSARGLGVRIAHELASHGIRIAINYRTSVVEAEHLKHELETAYGSETLLLSGDVSHPADAERMALAVIDAWGSLDMLILNAGPYIKERKKLADYTPSEWDAMVNGNLSSAFYLCRAAIPYMRRQRFGRIVTVGFEKAQTAPGWMYRSAFAAAKTGLVSLTRTIALEEAEAGITANMVCPGDIIGDDKQRRISEARQIDQGDTPVGRAGTGEDIARAISFFCAEASDFITGTVLEVTGGKDVLNKYKLEGER; from the coding sequence GTGAAACGTAACCGTACGGCATTGATTACCGGAAGCGCGCGAGGTCTCGGAGTCCGTATCGCTCACGAACTCGCTTCCCACGGAATCCGAATTGCCATTAACTACCGCACAAGTGTTGTGGAAGCAGAGCATCTCAAGCATGAGCTTGAAACGGCCTACGGTTCTGAAACATTGCTTCTTTCAGGCGATGTAAGCCACCCGGCTGATGCAGAGCGCATGGCCCTTGCTGTTATCGATGCATGGGGAAGCCTGGACATGCTTATTCTAAATGCCGGACCATATATTAAAGAACGAAAAAAATTAGCGGACTACACGCCAAGTGAATGGGACGCGATGGTGAATGGAAATTTATCAAGCGCGTTTTATTTATGCCGTGCAGCCATTCCCTATATGCGTCGCCAACGCTTTGGACGCATTGTAACCGTTGGGTTCGAGAAAGCACAAACCGCTCCAGGGTGGATGTATCGCTCTGCTTTCGCCGCTGCCAAAACCGGGCTCGTCTCCCTTACCCGAACGATTGCACTTGAAGAAGCGGAAGCTGGTATTACAGCAAATATGGTGTGCCCCGGTGATATTATCGGGGACGATAAACAACGACGAATTTCAGAGGCCCGGCAGATCGACCAGGGAGATACACCGGTTGGACGCGCCGGAACCGGGGAAGATATTGCCCGTGCGATTTCGTTTTTCTGTGCAGAAGCATCCGACTTTATTACGGGAACCGTATTGGAAGTAACCGGTGGCAAGGATGTATTGAATAAGTACAAGCTGGAAGGGGAAAGGTAA
- a CDS encoding NUDIX domain-containing protein — MKTYYFYDKRQQFISLTFSPENFRRDAKHVLIWAYADENREQIVLTKHDKRGWEMPGGKVEPGEAPEEAAVRELFEETGAHAGEVCQIGQYVIRQEGGAAAIVKNIYTTTVTAWSDIPSGFETTERRVVSSDITTFKAGFSSLIQDNIFPLCRQAARGKQAR, encoded by the coding sequence ATGAAGACATATTATTTTTATGACAAAAGGCAACAATTTATTTCGCTTACATTCTCTCCAGAAAACTTCCGTCGTGACGCAAAACATGTGCTCATCTGGGCATATGCGGACGAAAATCGGGAGCAAATCGTGCTAACGAAACATGATAAACGCGGGTGGGAGATGCCTGGCGGTAAGGTGGAACCAGGAGAGGCTCCAGAGGAAGCGGCTGTGAGAGAACTGTTCGAAGAGACAGGGGCTCATGCAGGAGAGGTGTGTCAGATTGGGCAGTATGTGATTAGACAAGAGGGAGGAGCTGCGGCTATCGTCAAAAATATTTATACGACCACAGTCACAGCGTGGAGTGATATTCCATCAGGGTTTGAAACGACAGAGCGTCGTGTAGTCTCATCTGATATTACAACGTTTAAAGCAGGGTTTAGTTCGCTGATTCAAGATAATATTTTCCCGTTATGTCGACAGGCGGCAAGGGGTAAGCAAGCGAGATAG